CGTCGCTGCTGTCGACGCTCAGCGGAGTGGACGTGCTGATCATCAACGACAGCGAGGCCCTGCAACTGGTTGATGACCACAACCTCGTGCGGGCGGCGGAACGCATCCTGGAGCTCGGCCCGCGGGCGGTGGTGGTCAAGAGAGGCGCGCACGGCGCGACGCTCTGTACCTGCGACGCCTGGTTCGGTATCCCTTCATACCCCGTGGCCACCGTGGTGGATCCGACGGGCGCCGGGGATACCTTCGCGGGCGGATTCATGGGTTACCTCGCCCGGTCGGGCGATACCGGCGTAGGCGCCTTGAAACGCGCCATGGTGCACGGCAGCGTCATGGCCTCGTTCAACGTGGAAGATTTCAGCGTCAGGCGGCTCGAATCGCTTACCCAGGACGAAATTTCGGACCGCCACGATCGGTTTATGGAGATGATTACGCCCTGACCGGCTCAAGCAGGAACAGCAAGCAGGAAGAGCAAGCAGGAAGAAAAGGTTCGGCAGTCATGAATTTCAAGACCATCCGGTGGGAGCGCGACGAAGGCGTGCTGGTATTGCTGGATCAGACGCGCCTGCCCGGCGAAGTGGTCTACACCAAATGCCGGGACATCGCGTCCGTGGCGGAAGCCATCCGGCGGCTGAGAGTACGCGGTGCGCCGGCCATAGGCGTCGCCGCGGCCTACGGGGTCGTCGTCGGGGTTCAGCACAGCCGCGCGGCCGACTTCGCCGCCTTCAGCCGGGAAGTCGACGAAGCCGCGGACCTGCTGGCGGCCACCCGGCCCACGGCGGTCAACCTGTTCTGGGCGCTGGAGCGGATGCGCCGGACCGTCCGGGAACACCGGAATGCACCCGTGGAGGACATCAAGCGCGCCTTGCTCAGCGAAGCCCAGGCCATACAGTCGGAGGACGAGCACACGTGCCGCCTGATCGGTGAGCACGGCGCCGCTCTTCTCCGCACCGGACAGACGGTGCTCACGCACTGCAACGCCGGCGCGCTCGCCACGGCCGGCGCGGGCACGGCCCTCGCCGTGGTGTACCAGGCGCACAGCGAAGGCAAGCGGGTCCACGTGTACGCCGATGAGACGAGACCCGTCCTCCAGGGCGCCAGGCTGACTTCCTGGGAGCTGACCCGGGCGGGCATAGGCGTGACGCTCATATGCGACAACATGGCTGCCCAGGTCATGAAAGAAGGCCGGATCGACTGCGTGATCGTGGGCGCGGACCGCGTGGCCGCCAACGGCGACGTCGCCAACAAGATCGGCACCTACGGCGTGGCCGTGCTGGCCGACGCGCACGACGTGCCCCTGTACGTGGCAGCGCCTTACTCTTCGATCGACCTGTCCATCGAATCGGGCGCCGGGATCCCGATTGAAGAACGCGAAGCCGCCGAAGTAAGCCAGGGGTTGGGTGGGCGCACCGCCCCCGAGGAGGTGGAGGTGTACAATCCCGCATTCGACGTAACCCCGGCCCGTTACGTGTCTGCGATCATCACGGAACGCGGCGTGGCCAGACCGCCCTACGCCGAGCGTCTCGCTGCACTGTCACACCATGCATGGGAACCGGCCGTCACCGGGTAAAGGAACGTGTACCATCAAAGGAGCGTGTACCATCTATGAAGACACCAACGGTTAAAAAGGAAGACCTGCAGCGGGACTGGCACGTCGTGGACGCCGACGGCAAGGTGCTGGGCAGGCTGGCCAGCGAAGTGGCCAAGATCCTGCGCGGCAAGCACAAGCCGATCTACTCGCCGCACCTGGACACCGGTGACCACGTAATCGTCATCAACGCGGGAAAGGTGGTTCTGACGGGCAAGAAGCCGCAGAACAAGCTCTACTACCGCCATAGCGGTTATCCCGGCGGTCTGAAGACGATCAGCTACGAACGCATGGCCGCCCGCCATCCCGACCGGGCGCTGCGCATGGCCATCAAGGGCATGTTGCCGCACAACGCCCTCGGCCGTCAGATCTTTCGCAAACTCCGCGTGTACGCCGGCGCGGAACACCCCCACAGCGCCCAGAAACCGGTCGCGCTGGACATATAAGGAGCGTAAAGAAGCATGAATTCGGATACCCATGGACACCACGCAGTGGGCAGAAGGAAACGCGCGATCGCCAAGGTCTGGCTGCGCGCGAAGAAGGAAGGCGCCAGTCATAAGGTCAACGACAAGCCGCTGCTTGACTACTTCGACCGGCCCGGTCTCGTCGCCGCGATCGAGGAACCCCTGGTGCTCACCGAAATGAACGACCAGGTCGTCGTGTTCGCACGGACCTTCGGCGGCGGCAAGACCGGCCAGGCCGGGGCGTTGAGACTTGGCATCGCGCGGGCGCTGAAGGACATGGACGAAAGCCTGCACGCGCCGCTGCGAGAAGCGGGCATGCTGACGCGGGATTCACGCATCAAGGAACGCAAGAAGTACGGACTGGCCGGCGCACGCAAGCGGTTCCAGTTCTCTAAGCGTTAATTCAAAGGACGCAGGCCTGACCGCCTGCCAGACAAGGAGATCAGTACCGCCTATGGGGATTCCGACCATTCAGGACCTGCTAGGTGCGGGCGTACACTTCGGTCACCAGACCCGGCGCTGGAACCCGAAGATGAAGGAGTTCATATTCGCCGAGCGCAACAACATCTACATCATCGACCTGAAGAAGACGCTCAGCCAGATCGAGATCGCCTATGACGCCGTGCGCAAGGCCGTCGAGAAAGGGCAGTCCGTCCTCTTCGTGGGCACGAAGAAGCAGGCCAGGCCCATCATCATCGAAATGGCGCAGCGGTGCGGCATGTTCTACGTCGCGGAACGCTGGCTCGGCGGCATGTTGACGAACTTCCAGACCATCCAGACCAGCGTCAAGCGCCTGGAAGAACTCGAGAAAATGAAAGAGCACGGTACCATGGAAGCGCTCACGAAAAAAGAGGCAGCCAGCCTGGAGAAGGAGCGGGAGCGCCTGCAGAAAGTATTGGGCGGCATCCGCGAAATGCGCGACCTGCCCGGCGTCATTTTCGTGGTGGACGCCCGCAAGGAACGGATAGCGGTCGCGGAGGCGAATACCCTGGAGATCCCCATCGTCAGTATCCTGGATACGAACTGCGACCCCGACCTGATCGATTATCCCATACCCGGGAACGACGACGCCCTCCGGTCCATCAGCCTCATTACGGAAGTCGTCGCGAGCGCCGCGGAGGAAGGGCTGCGCAATTCCGGACGGCCTGTACCCGGGGACGAGGCACCGGTCGAAGAGGTCGAGGAAGTCGAAGAACAGCAAGCCTGAAGTGGATACGTGGCCGGGGAAAGGCGGCCGTAGCGGATGATCGGATCCGATCGTATCAAATCCGCTAGATTTCAATCGATTTCATGACTATATCAGCCAGTGACGTAAAAACGTTGAGAAGCCAGACCGGCGCCGGAATGATGGACTGCAAGCGGGCCCTCCAAGAGACCGAAGGCAGTATCGAAAAGGCGGTAACGCTCCTGCGCGAGAAAGGCATAATGGCGGCGTCCAAGAAGAGTGCCCGGGAAGCGAAAGAAGGCATCATCCATACCTATATCCATCCCGGCAGCCGCATCGCCACCATGGTCGAGATCAACTGCGAGACCGATTTCGTCGCGCGGAACGAGTCCTTCCAGACCCTGGCCCGCGATATCGCCATGCAGGTGGCGGCCACCCGGCCCCTCGCCGTGGACCGGGACCAGATCGAAGAAGCCGTCCTGGAACAGGAACGGGAGATTTACCGGAACCAGGCGCGGAACGAGGGCAAGCCGGACCAGATCATCGACCGGATCGTCCAGGGAAGAATCGAGAAATTCAACCAGGAAAACTGCCTCCTGGAACAGCCGTTCATACGGGATACCGACAAGACCGTGCGGGACCTGATCACGGAGGCGGTGGCCACGCTGGGCGAGAACATCATGGTTAGACGGTTCGTCCGGTACGAGTTGGGCGGAGAATAACCCGCCGAACAACCTTGCCGGCAGGAACGTAACCGGTTTTCCGATGCCAGAGAGGTGTATCGTGGAAGCGAAAGAGATCATCAAGGAAACCAGCCGTAAGATGGACCAGTCCGTCGAGGTGCTGCGCATGGAACTCGCCGGCGTCCGGGCCGGCCGGGCCAACCCGGCCCTGCTGGACAACGTCCAGGTGGAAGCCTACGGGACCATGACCCCCATCAACCAGGTCGCCACCATCAACACGCCGGATGCCCGCACGATCTCGATACAGCCGTGGGACAAGCAGATGGTTCCCGAAATCATCCGCGCCATCCAGACTTCCGACCTGGGACTCATGCCGAATTCCGACGGCAACGTCATCCACCTGCCGGTACCTGCGCTCACCGAAGAGCGAAGGCTCGAATACGTAAAACTGATCAAGAAACTGGGCGAGGACGGCAAGATCGGCATCCGGAACGTGCGCCGGGAAATGAACGAACGCATCAAGGCCGAAGAAAAGGCCCACCGGTTGTCGGAAGACGAAAGCAAGCGGCACCAGAAGACCATCCAGGATCTCACCGACCAGCATACCTCCTCCATCGACAGCGCCATATCGGTAAAAGAACAGGAAATCCTGGAGATCTAGGCGGATACCGGCTATCCGGGTCCATACCCGGCGGCGGCCTTACGGGGGTGACGTGGGTCGATACGCAAAGCAAGACCGGGCGGTCTCGGAAGAAGGACTGGATCCGGAGCGCATGCCCCGCCACATCGCGTTCATCATGGACGGCAACGGCAGATGGGCGAAGAAGCAGGGGCTCGCACGGGACCAGGGGCACTCCGCGGGGGTGGAGTCCGTTCGCGAGATGATCCGGTGCGCCGGGGAATTCGGCGTGGGGATCCTCACCTTCTTCGGGTTCTCCACCGAAAACTGGAATCGTCCCAGGCGTGAAGTCGCGGCCATCATGCAGTTGATCGTCGAGTCGCTCCGCGGCGCCGTCGAAGAAGCCAGCGCGCACGGGATCCGGGTCTCCTTCCTGGGCAGGTGGGACGAGTTGCCGGAATCCAACCGGCAGGTCATCAAGCAGATCACGGAGCAGACGGCGGGCAACGACCGCCTACTGTTGAATTTCGCCCTGAATTACGGCGGCAGGCAGGAGATCGTCGAAGCCGCGCAATGCATCGCCCTGGACGTCCAGGCCGGCCGGCTGGACCCGGAAGCCATCGACGAGTCGCTTTTCGCGTCCTACCTGTACACGGAGCACCTGCCCGACCCGGACCTGTTGATCCGGACCAGCGGAGAGATGCGGATCAGCAACTTCCTGCTCTACCAACTGGCCTATACCGAACTCCTGGTTTCTCCGGTCCTCTGGCCCGATTTCTCGCGAAGCCACTTCATCGGGGCTATCCGGGACTACCAGTCGAGAGAGCGCCGTTTCGGTCGAACCGGCGAACAGGTCTCCTCACACAGCTCGTAACGGAGTGGATCTCCATGGCGGCCTACGCGGAGACGTGGATCCGAATCCTGGTAGGCGCGGTGTTCATCCCGTGCATCGTGCTCATTTGCTGGTTCGGTGGGACGAGCCTCTTCGTATTCGTAAGCCTTGTCGTGCTCTTCGGCCTGCGCGAATACCACGGCATCGCCGCGGCCAGGGACCTGGAACCCAACTGGTACGTCGGCGTGCCCGCGGCTGTTCTGCTATGTCTCGACGCCTGGCTCGAAGCGGGCCGCCACGCCCCGCTGATCCTCACGGCCCTCCTGCTCACGACCGCCGCCGCGGAAGTATTCAGAAAGCACGCGCAATACCCCTTTCACAACATCGCCGCTACGGTCTTCGGCGTAGCCTGGATCGGGCTGCTCGGCAGCCATCTGATCCTGCTGGGCAAGTGGCCGATGGACGGCGCCGACGTCGTTGCATGGGGGGAGCGGGCCATGACGCCGGTCCTGCTCGCCTTCGCCATTCCCTGGTCCTACGACGCCTTCGCCTATTTCACGGGCCGGTTGTTGGGCCGGCGCAAGTTGCTGCGCCGTGTCAGCGCCAGCAAGACCGTCGAGGGCGCCGTCGGGGGGCTGATCGGCGCCGTCGCCTTCATGTTCGCACTTCAGTACGCCCTGTTTCCCTTTCTCAGTCCGCTGCACTGTGTCGTCCTGGGCGCCGCCGGCGCCATCGTCGCCCAGCTGGGCGACCTCGCGGAGTCCCTGGTCAAAAGAGACGCCGGCCTGAAGGATTCTTCCCACATCATCCCGGGACATGGCGGCATCCTGGACCGGTTCGACAGCGTTTTCTTCGCGGCGCCTTTCGTGTATTACTACCTGGCCTACGTGACCGGATGATGCAGCGGACGGCCTGGACGGTCCTGACGGTCCGGACGGCCTGGACATACGGACGGAGTATCGACTAGCCATGAAACGCATCGCCATCCTGGGTTCGACGGGTTCGGTCGGCACGCAGACGCTGGAGGTCATCGCGGCCTTCCCGGACCGGTATTCGGCCCACAGCCTGACGGCCAGGAGCCGGATCGATCTGCTGGAGCAGCAGTGCGCGCGTTTCGGCCCGCGCATGGTTGCCGTCCGGGACGCGGAATGCGCCGAGCGGGCCAAGCGGGCCAGGCTGTCCGCAGGGTTCGCGCGAGGCGGCGGTCAGCCTGGACCGTCGATCCACACCGGCGTGGAGGGCCTGATCGAAGCGGTCACCCACCCCGACGTGGACCTGGTCATCAGCGCCCTCCCGGGCAGCGCGGGGCTGGTTCCCACGCTGCGGGCGATCGAAGCGGGCAAGACCATCGCCCTGGCCAACAAGGAGATCCTGGTCATGGCCGGCGAGATCGTGATGGAATCGGCACGGCGCAACGGGGTGGAGATCCTGCCCGTGGACAGCGAACACTGCGCGGTGCACCAGTGCCTGGCCGGGCAGGACCCGGACCGGATACAGCGCGTGGTCCTCACGGCATCAGGCGGGCCCTTCCGCGACACCGCCCCCGCGGCCCTGGCGCAGATGACTTTGAAGGACGCGTTGAACCATCCCACCTGGAACATGGGGCAGAAGGTCACGATCGATTCCGCCACCCTCATGAACAAAGGATTCGAGGTCATCGAGGCCCACTGGCTCTTCGGCCTCCCCGTTTCGAAGATCGACGTGGTGATCCATCCCCAGTCCATCATCCACTCCATGGTCGAGATGGTCGACGGGTCTCTGCTGGCCCAGATGGGTCCGACCGACATGCGCATACCGATCCAATACGCCCTCTCTTACCCGGAGCGCCTTGAATCTCCCTGGCCCCGGTTCGACATCACGCGGAACTGGTCCCTGACCCTGGACCCGCCCGACGAGGCCATGTTCCCCTGCCTGGGGCTGGCCTACGAGGCCATCCGCCGCGGGTCCACCGTGCCCGCCGTCCTGAGCACCGCCGACGAGATGGCCGTCGAGGCCTTCCTCCGGCAGCGGATCGGGTTCACCGACATACCGCGCATCATCGCCGACGCCATGGACAAACACCTGGCCGCGCCGGATCTCACGGCGCCCGTCACCCTGGAATCCATCATGGCGGCGGACCAGTGGACCCGGACGTTCTGCGGGGAAAAGTTGATTGCCGGATAGTGCCGAAAACCTGTATATTCCTTAATTAGTTGCCGCGCGCCGGCAGGGGCGGAGGCACACCGGGAACATCGTAAGCAATCGGATCTGAGACGGCAGAAGCAGAACGGAGACTTAGGCATGCTGACCACCGTGTTATCGGCGATTTTCGTCCTGGGATTGCTGGTCTTCTTCCACGAACTCGGCCATTTCCTGGCCGCCAAGCACATGGGCATCAGGGTGGAACGGTTCTCCCTCGGCTTTCCGCCCAAGATGATCGGAAAGAAAGTGGGGGAAACCGAATACTGTATCTCCTGGATCCCCCTGGGGGGATACGTGTCCATGGCCGGGGAGCGGCCCGACGCACAGTCCGAAGGGGAAGGCGGCAAGCCATGGGAGTTCCAGTCCAAGTCCGTGGGGGCCCGCGCCTTCGTCATCGCGGCCGGTCCAGGGGCGAACTTCGTCCTCGCCTTTATCATCTTCTGGTTGTTCTACGCGACCATGGGCGTGATGCTCGTCGATACGACCACCGTTGGCCGGGTGGACGTTGCAAGCCCCTAT
The window above is part of the Gemmatimonadota bacterium genome. Proteins encoded here:
- the mtnA gene encoding S-methyl-5-thioribose-1-phosphate isomerase, with translation MNFKTIRWERDEGVLVLLDQTRLPGEVVYTKCRDIASVAEAIRRLRVRGAPAIGVAAAYGVVVGVQHSRAADFAAFSREVDEAADLLAATRPTAVNLFWALERMRRTVREHRNAPVEDIKRALLSEAQAIQSEDEHTCRLIGEHGAALLRTGQTVLTHCNAGALATAGAGTALAVVYQAHSEGKRVHVYADETRPVLQGARLTSWELTRAGIGVTLICDNMAAQVMKEGRIDCVIVGADRVAANGDVANKIGTYGVAVLADAHDVPLYVAAPYSSIDLSIESGAGIPIEEREAAEVSQGLGGRTAPEEVEVYNPAFDVTPARYVSAIITERGVARPPYAERLAALSHHAWEPAVTG
- the rplM gene encoding 50S ribosomal protein L13 gives rise to the protein MKTPTVKKEDLQRDWHVVDADGKVLGRLASEVAKILRGKHKPIYSPHLDTGDHVIVINAGKVVLTGKKPQNKLYYRHSGYPGGLKTISYERMAARHPDRALRMAIKGMLPHNALGRQIFRKLRVYAGAEHPHSAQKPVALDI
- the rpsI gene encoding 30S ribosomal protein S9, yielding MNSDTHGHHAVGRRKRAIAKVWLRAKKEGASHKVNDKPLLDYFDRPGLVAAIEEPLVLTEMNDQVVVFARTFGGGKTGQAGALRLGIARALKDMDESLHAPLREAGMLTRDSRIKERKKYGLAGARKRFQFSKR
- the rpsB gene encoding 30S ribosomal protein S2 — translated: MGIPTIQDLLGAGVHFGHQTRRWNPKMKEFIFAERNNIYIIDLKKTLSQIEIAYDAVRKAVEKGQSVLFVGTKKQARPIIIEMAQRCGMFYVAERWLGGMLTNFQTIQTSVKRLEELEKMKEHGTMEALTKKEAASLEKERERLQKVLGGIREMRDLPGVIFVVDARKERIAVAEANTLEIPIVSILDTNCDPDLIDYPIPGNDDALRSISLITEVVASAAEEGLRNSGRPVPGDEAPVEEVEEVEEQQA
- the tsf gene encoding translation elongation factor Ts; this translates as MTISASDVKTLRSQTGAGMMDCKRALQETEGSIEKAVTLLREKGIMAASKKSAREAKEGIIHTYIHPGSRIATMVEINCETDFVARNESFQTLARDIAMQVAATRPLAVDRDQIEEAVLEQEREIYRNQARNEGKPDQIIDRIVQGRIEKFNQENCLLEQPFIRDTDKTVRDLITEAVATLGENIMVRRFVRYELGGE
- a CDS encoding ribosome recycling factor — encoded protein: MPERCIVEAKEIIKETSRKMDQSVEVLRMELAGVRAGRANPALLDNVQVEAYGTMTPINQVATINTPDARTISIQPWDKQMVPEIIRAIQTSDLGLMPNSDGNVIHLPVPALTEERRLEYVKLIKKLGEDGKIGIRNVRREMNERIKAEEKAHRLSEDESKRHQKTIQDLTDQHTSSIDSAISVKEQEILEI
- a CDS encoding isoprenyl transferase, whose protein sequence is MPRHIAFIMDGNGRWAKKQGLARDQGHSAGVESVREMIRCAGEFGVGILTFFGFSTENWNRPRREVAAIMQLIVESLRGAVEEASAHGIRVSFLGRWDELPESNRQVIKQITEQTAGNDRLLLNFALNYGGRQEIVEAAQCIALDVQAGRLDPEAIDESLFASYLYTEHLPDPDLLIRTSGEMRISNFLLYQLAYTELLVSPVLWPDFSRSHFIGAIRDYQSRERRFGRTGEQVSSHSS
- a CDS encoding 1-deoxy-D-xylulose-5-phosphate reductoisomerase gives rise to the protein MKRIAILGSTGSVGTQTLEVIAAFPDRYSAHSLTARSRIDLLEQQCARFGPRMVAVRDAECAERAKRARLSAGFARGGGQPGPSIHTGVEGLIEAVTHPDVDLVISALPGSAGLVPTLRAIEAGKTIALANKEILVMAGEIVMESARRNGVEILPVDSEHCAVHQCLAGQDPDRIQRVVLTASGGPFRDTAPAALAQMTLKDALNHPTWNMGQKVTIDSATLMNKGFEVIEAHWLFGLPVSKIDVVIHPQSIIHSMVEMVDGSLLAQMGPTDMRIPIQYALSYPERLESPWPRFDITRNWSLTLDPPDEAMFPCLGLAYEAIRRGSTVPAVLSTADEMAVEAFLRQRIGFTDIPRIIADAMDKHLAAPDLTAPVTLESIMAADQWTRTFCGEKLIAG